The Trypanosoma brucei brucei TREU927 chromosome 2, complete sequence genome has a window encoding:
- a CDS encoding hypothetical protein, conserved (similar to GP:6249542: hypothetical protein {Trypanosoma brucei}) has translation MSLSCGPRTPYMPRMERFFLLLLTGQALLCHFHQPAAAVVGLQEANMTLEARDWSQDSAVLDTSVKVVTSTVCGLINSTEEISIPNGWCVAFLTPMAPGKLTLNIHAETSNVRDFVTVSDTFRYWVGDDSKDLMDRITEAVNRELGVQYSTLSKLSGVYSSPCRSSKVNEMLPLCNSTRNCKTVLSFEGLKSNVTEFLCARVPKPCEKHVQTEEVWGGNVEIIIEGVKNSMEIAIDLVAEVREGNFSAERIELLQDERAAQLFASNELKMYDYPLIDEKKCASGNDLWLLLIAVPLILLLFSFRYIFGIGRRSGKHIERNAIIDDEVHGQQMGTACLPGQFQEFMYVDPQQLNGCEGNEFIQEADQILENQYTPQFTPACAEGDGETASCPGEEHTEDNAIYEYGTEQQFGAGGDRADHV, from the coding sequence ATGTCGCTTTCATGTGGACCACGAACCCCCTATATGCCACGCATggaaagattttttttactgctgTTGACAGGACAGGCGCTGTTATGCCATTTTCATCAACCGGCTGCAGCAGTTGTTGGGTTACAAGAAGCTAACATGACACTCGAAGCCAGGGACTGGTCACAAGACAGTGCTGTATTAGATACCTCCGTGAAGGTGGTAACGTCTACCGTATGTGGATTAATAAATAGCACCGAAGAAATTTCCATTCCCAATGGCTGGTGCGTAGCTTTCCTCACTCCTATGGCGCCTGGTAAGTTGACACTTAACATACATGCAGAGACATCAAATGTGCGAGATTTCGTCACGGTGAGTGATACGTTTCGCTATTGGGTGGGTGATGATTCCAAAGACCTAATGGACCGCATCACGGAAGCTGTCAACAGGGAATTGGGAGTGCAGTATTCCACACTCAGTAAATTGAGCGGAGTTTACTCTTCTCCCTGTCGCAGTAGTAAGGTTAATGAGATGCTTCCTCTGTGCAACTCCACACGTAATTGTAAGACTGTTCTGTCATTTGAAGGACTGAAGAGCAATGTGACGGAGTTTCTGTGTGCCCGTGTGCCTAAACCTTGTGAAAAACACGTACAAACAGAGGAGGTGTGGGGTGGAAATGTAGAGATTATCATTGAGGGAGTGAAGAATAGCATGGAGATCGCGATTGACCTTGTAGCTGAAGTAAGAGAAGGAAATTTCAGTGCCGAGCGGATCGAATTATTGCAGGATGAACGAGCCGCGCAACTTTTTGCATCGAACGAGTTAAAAATGTACGATTACCCTCTTAtagacgaaaagaaatgcGCGAGCGGGAATGACTTGTGGTTGCTTCTCATCGCTGTGCCGCTTAtcctgttgcttttttcgtttcgttaCATTTTCGGTATTGGACGACGGAGTGGCAAGCATATAGAGCGGAACGCAATTATTGATGACGAGGTGCATGGACAACAAATGGGAACGGCGTGCCTTCCTGGACAGTTCCAAGAGTTTATGTACGTGGATCCACAACAATTAAACGGTTGTGAGGGTAACGAATTCATTCAAGAGGCAGATCAAATATTAGAGAATCAGTATACACCACAGTTTACCCCTGCATGTGCTGAGGGGGATGGTGAAACCGCTTCATGCCCTGGTGAAGAACACACTGAAGACAATGCCATATATGAATACGGCACAGAGCAACAGTTTGGAGCTGGCGGTGACCGTGCAGATCATGTTTGA
- a CDS encoding hypothetical protein, conserved (similar to GP:6249541: hypothetical protein {Trypanosoma brucei}.), whose amino-acid sequence MNRDKGKFPQLPPVLVQCNELESYLRTLNDQLAERLGCLWRNVAEMQGVVRTLDIHVKLIRTFLREHAVLTLSDKLFEDELVFDGGDAVDSFLPEFLRKRFNESATETELSRSSVTDESEQSNDIRERFGRINRICKDRFIRQKERNEEEHRLQTERMDACRRVEAMCRALEASQTTHMDKLERVSYWLYPIPEYENFYSENASGEGGDELLRDVRGQTKGARVVQELHETIRNAPIFLEFRRLLLRDVSERLAGALDQHSMDIANSNIASVCDCEGFRKGKRKNAGAVGSVDDGSISNPPDSASLAEQRLRVRNNGYIHISEVEALLNARVEATPVLNKGNDTNAKLIERRLLERIENLEERMAMYEAERKEFRKILSAVVDAHRSRHGIGMSLREAVLSSRSTRKGEHQDGHSNFTLYEISDPRRFAAKGTPPGSKTQASSSGRIIGSSPSPRGDKKAIVEPLNPLVVSGEASYRTVDTSTVTRETSTQEDINMTANQAAYLSYVMGKKGCRDVENLPPLPYDRKTFK is encoded by the coding sequence ATGAATCGCGACAAGGGTAAGTTCCCCCAATTACCCCCTGTTCTTGTGCAATGCAATGAACTTGAGTCATACTTGCGTACCCTTAATGATCAACTGGCTGAGCGTTTGGGATGCCTGTGGAGAAATGTGGCGGAGATGCAGGGGGTAGTGAGGACTCTTGACATACATGTGAAGCTGATTCGTACTTTCTTGCGTGAGCATGCAGTTCTTACTCTCAGTGATAAACTTTTTGAAGACGAACTTGTGTTCGATGGCGGTGACGCGGTTGATTCTTTTCTGCCAGAATTCTTACGAAAGAGGTTTAATGAGTCCGCCACCGAAACAGAACTGTCTCGGTCTTCCGTAACGGACGAGAGCGAACAAAGCAACGATATCAGAGAAAGATTCGGTCGCATCAACCGCATTTGCAAAGATCGCTTTATTCGCCAGAAGGAGAGGAACGAGGAGGAGCACCGTCTTCAAACGGAGAGGATGGATGCATGTAGGCGTGTTGAAGCAATGTGCCGCGCACTTGAAGCATCCCAAACAACTCATATGGACAAGCTGGAGCGTGTCAGCTACTGGCTGTATCCAATTCCCGAATATGAGAATTTTTATTCTGAAAACGCGAGTGGTGAAGGTGGTGATGAATTACTTCGAGATGTTAGGGGGCAAACCAAGGGGGCAAGGGTGGTGCAGGAGCTACACGAAACAATACGGAATGCACCGATTTTCCTTGAGTTCCGTAGGTTGTTGTTACGCGATGTCTCGGAGCGCTTGGCAGGAGCTCTTGACCAGCACTCCATGGATATTGCCAACTCCAACATTGCAAGTGTATGTGATTGTGAAGGCTTCcgcaaagggaagagaaaaaatgctGGAGCGGTAGGTTCTGTGGATGACGGAAGTATCTCCAACCCTCCGGATTCCGCATCATTGGCGGAGCAACGACTAAGGGTGCGTAACAACGGTTATATTCACATTAGTGAGGTCGAGGCTTTACTGAATGCCAGAGTGGAGGCTACACCCGTGTTAAACAAGGGTAACGACACCAATGCGAAATTAATAGAAAGGCGTCTACTGGAACGCATCGAAAACCTCGAGGAAAGAATGGCAATGTATGAAGCGGAACGTAAGGAATTCCGGAAGATTCTTTCCGCAGTCGTCGATGCGCATCGGAGCAGGCACGGAATCGGGATGTCTCTCCGTGAGGCTGTTCTTTCTTCACGTTCAACGAGGAAAGGAGAGCATCAGGATGGTCACAGTAACTTCACTCTGTATGAAATATCCGATCCCCGGCGGTTTGCAGCGAAAGGCACCCCACCGGGCTCAAAAACACAAGCTTCATCTTCTGGTCGAATAATTGGCTCGTCACCAAGTCCACGAGGAGACAAGAAAGCAATTGTAGAACCACTCAACCCGTTGGTGGTCTCGGGGGAAGCATCGTACCGTACGGTGGACACATCAACGGTTACGCGTGAGACATCAACGCAGGAGGACATCAACATGACAGCGAATCAAGCGGCGTACCTCTCTTATGTTATGGGTAAGAAAGGTTGCCGTGATGTCGAGAATCTCCCACCGTTACCTTACGACCGCAAAACGTTCAAATGA
- a CDS encoding 40S ribosomal protein S13, putative: MVRMHGNGHGKAASALPYRRTPPTWLKSSSRDVIDAVCKLAKKGLSPSRIGMQLRDSMGIAQVKNVTGRKILRILKHKGMAPEIPEDLYCLIKRATQMRKHLERNTKDKDTKFRLILVESRIHRLARYYRRVKQLPPTWKYESSTASAMVA, from the coding sequence ATGGTGCGCATGCATGGTAATGGTCATGGCAAGGCTGCATCGGCCTTGCCGTACCGCCGGACACCACCGACGTGGTTGAAATCCTCCAGCCGGGATGTTATCGATGCCGTTTGCAAGTTGGCAAAAAAGGGGCTTTCACCAAGTCGTATTGGCATGCAACTTCGTGACTCGATGGGTATCGCGCAAGTGAAAAATGTGACGGGCCGCAAAATTTTACGCATTTTAAAGCACAAGGGCATGGCGCCTGAGATCCCTGAGGATTTGTACTGCTTAATTAAGCGGGCAACTCAAATGCGTAAGCACCTTGAGCGCAACACGAAAGATAAGGATACGAAGTTCCGTCTTATTTTGGTTGAGTCCCGCATTCACCGCCTTGCACGGTATTACAGACGCGTGAAGCAACTTCCACCCACGTGGAAATATGAGTCCAGCACGGCTTCAGCCATGGTTGCATAA